The following coding sequences lie in one Arachis hypogaea cultivar Tifrunner chromosome 9, arahy.Tifrunner.gnm2.J5K5, whole genome shotgun sequence genomic window:
- the LOC112709058 gene encoding uncharacterized protein produces the protein MYEMQNQWNPAEVYNVKMVLQDEWHTKTKYTVFKNLIRKHGFYSMKNFIVKGWGKGIRTCGHKYKLNFYIKTSVSRLTSGTFFFNPFHFVSYEEVQAMPAGNENHLIDYIGHIVGKEDITNMVTKSGRECKLLGIYLEDLQKNRLKCILFDDLVNKVENFLDKADGQPLEGDLCSQGITSIQSQPPQSVSDEINGDSIKSVVEIMNMREESTYWVVDTIVSIEHGVRDWCYASCGFYPRKVQVNKDRYRLNAIITDGTGV, from the exons atgtatgaaatgcaaaaCCAGTGGAATCCGGCTGAGGTTTACAATGTGAAAATGGTGTTGCAAGATGAATGG CATACCAAAACAAAATACACTGTATTCAAGAATCTTATTCGGAAACATGGGTTTTATTCTATGAAGAATTTCATTGTGAAGGGTTGGGGGAAAGGGATTAGGACCTGTGGTCACAAGTACAAGTTAAACTTTTATATCAAGACGTCAGTATCACGGCTAACAAGTGGGACATTTTTCTTTAATCCCTTCCATTTTGTATCTTATGAAGAGGTTCAGGCCATGCCTGCTGGAAATGAAAACCATCTCATAG ACTATATTGGCCATATTGTAGGTAAAGAGGATATAACAAATATGGTGACAAAATCAGGAAGAGAGTGTAAACTTCTAGGGATCTATTTGGAGGATCTGCA GAAGAATCGATTGAAGTGTATCCTGTTTGATGACTTGGTTAACAAAGTTGAAAATTTCTTAGATAAAGCTGATGGTCAGCCCTTG GAAGGAGATCTATGCTCACAAGGGATCACTTCCATTCAAAGTCAGCCACCACAATCTGTGTCCGATGAAATCAATGGGGACTCTATTAAGTCAGTTGTGGAAATTATGAACATGAGGGAG gaaTCTACATATTGGGTGGTTGACACTATAGTTTCTATTGAGCATGGTGTTCGAGATTGGTGTTATGCTTCATGTGGATTCTATCCCAGGAAAGTTCAAGTTAATAAAGATAG GTATCGTCTTAATGCTATTATAACTGATGGAACTGGTGTATAA
- the LOC112710793 gene encoding large ribosomal subunit protein mL102 (rPPR5), translating into MGFLSNSKLLQWRPTFIIPKLPFPRFSSTSTAEPLSKPDDHHHHPPPPPPPLGATSSEPQNPSTQPDTPLPANKAHQHSPKKPETIIIRMISNRAWTTRLQNSIRSVAPHMDSSLVWNILHGTSSSPDQALRFFRWVERAGLFVHDAGTTLKMVQILGRFSKLNHARLIVLDAPKKGLPCSEDMFVSLIDAYGRAGIVQESIRIFQKMKELGVDRTVKSYDALFKVILRRRRYMMAKRYYNAMLREGIEPTRHTYHLLLWGMFLSLRLDSAIRFYDEMKSRDILPDVVTYNTMINGYFRFKNVDEAEKLFAEMKGRGDTVPNVISYTTMLKGYVGAGRVDDAARIFEEMKSCGVKPNAVTFTTLLPALCDAGKAAEAKNVLQEMVDRYIAPKDNSIFMKLLSCQCECSDLDAAGDVLKGMIRLSIPTEAGHYGVLIENFCKANVYDKAVKLLDKLIEKEIILRPQSSFDMEPSAYNLMIKYLCENGQTAKAETFFRQLMKKGVQDSVSFNNLIHGHSKEGNPDSAFEILKIMGRRGVARDADSYRLLIESYLRKGEPADAKTALDSMLESGHVPESTLFRSVMESLFEDGRVQTASRVMKCMVEKEIKENMDLVSKILEALLMRGHVEEALGRIELLNQNGFEPDLDHLLSVLCEKEKTIAALKLFDFALERDYIVGFSIYDKVLDPLLAAGKTLNAYSILCKILEKRGGTDWSSRDELIKSLNREGNTKQADILSRMIKGTEGTPLKREGKKKFAPAT; encoded by the coding sequence ATGGGTTTCCTctcaaattccaagcttctccaATGGAGACCCACTTTCATCATTCCCAAACTACCCTTCCCCCGCTTCTCCTCCACTTCCACCGCCGAGCCTCTCTCCAAGCCCgacgaccaccaccaccacccaccTCCCCCTCCTCCACCTCTAGGCGCCACCTCCTCCGAACCCCAAAACCCATCCACCCAACCCGATACACCACTCCCAGCAAACAAAGCCCATCAGCACTCCCCGAAAAAGCCCGAAACAATAATCATCAGGATGATTAGCAACCGGGCCTGGACCACCCGTCTCCAGAACTCGATCCGATCAGTGGCCCCACACATGGATTCCTCTCTCGTCTGGAACATCCTCCATGGCACCTCCTCTTCCCCCGACCAGGCCCTCCGCTTCTTTCGATGGGTCGAGCGGGCCGGGCTCTTCGTCCACGACGCAGGCACCACACTCAAGATGGTGCAGATCCTTGGTCGCTTCTCGAAGCTCAACCATGCTCGCTTGATCGTCCTCGACGCCCCCAAGAAAGGCCTCCCCTGCTCTGAGGACATGTTTGTTTCCCTTATCGACGCCTACGGCCGCGCCGGCATCGTTCAGGAATCCATTAGGATCTTCCAGAAGATGAAGGAGCTGGGCGTCGACCGCACCGTGAAGTCCTACGATGCGCTTTTCAAGGTCATTCTCCGCCGCAGACGGTATATGATGGCGAAAAGGTACTACAATGCTATGCTTCGGGAAGGCATCGAGCCTACCCGGCATACTTATCATTTGCTGCTTTGGGGTATGTTCTTGTCTTTGAGATTGGATTCTGCAATTAGATTTTATGATGAAATGAAGAGTAGGGATATTTTACCTGATGTTGTTACTTATAACACTATGATTAATGGGTATTTCCGGTTTAAGAATGTTGATGAGGCGGAGAAGTTGTTTGCGGAGATGAAGGGGAGGGGAGATACTGTGCCCAATGTGATTAGTTATACTACTATGTTGAAAGGGTATGTAGGGGCAGGGCGGGTTGATGATGCCGCGAGGATTTTCGAGGAGATGAAGTCTTGTGGTGTTAAGCCGAATGCCGTTACCTTCACTACACTGTTGCCTGCGCTTTGTGATGCTGGGAAAGCAGCTGAGGCGAAGAATGTGTTGCAGGAGATGGTGGATAGGTATATTGCCCCCAAGGATAATTCCATCTTCATGAAACTGCTGAGTTGCCAGTGTGAGTGCAGTGACTTGGACGCAGCTGGGGATGTGCTGAAAGGGATGATAAGGTTGAGCATTCCGACAGAGGCTGGTCATTACGGTGTCTTGATTGAGAATTTCTGCAAGGCCAACGTGTATGACAAGGCAGTGAAATTGTTGGACAAGTTAATTGAGAAGGAAATTATCTTGAGACCGCAGAGTTCTTTCGATATGGAACCTAGTGCTTATAACCTGATGATTAAGTATCTTTGTGAAAATGGCCAGACAGCTAAAGCAGAAACGTTTTTCCGCCAGTTAATGAAAAAGGGTGTGCAGGATTCAGTTTCTTTTAATAATCTGATCCACGGGCACTCGAAAGAAGGAAATCCTGATTCtgcttttgaaattttaaagatcatggGGAGGAGAGGGGTTGCAAGAGATGCAGATTCCTACAGGTTACTTATCGAGAGTTACCTGAGAAAAGGTGAACCAGCTGATGCTAAGACAGCTTTGGATAGCATGCTTGAAAGTGGACATGTACCGGAGTCAACTCTTTTTAGGTCAGTAATGGAGAGTTTGTTTGAAGATGGCAGGGTCCAAACGGCTAGCAGAGTAATGAAATGTATGGTGGAGAAGGAAATCAAGGAGAATATGGATTTGGTTTCTAAAATTTTGGAGGCTCTTCTCATGAGAGGTCATGTCGAAGAAGCACTGGGCCGTATCGAGTTACTGAATCAAAATGGATTCGAGCCTGATTTAGACCACCTACTATCTGTTCTTTGTGAGAAAGAAAAGACAATTGCTGCTCTCAAACTGTTTGATTTTGCTCTTGAGAGAGACTATATTGTAGGCTTTTCAATTTATGATAAGGTTTTAGATCCTCTCTTGGCAGCGGGGAAGACTCTCAATGCATATTCCATCTTGTGTAAAATTTTGGAGAAAAGAGGCGGAACAGATTGGAGTAGCCGTGATGAGCTGATCAAGAGCCTTAATCGAGAGGGGAACACAAAGCAAGCGGATATTTTATCGAGAATGATCAAGGGGACAGAGGGTACTCCCCTAAagagagaaggaaagaagaaatttGCTCCAGCTACATAA